The Flavobacterium psychrophilum genome includes a region encoding these proteins:
- a CDS encoding TonB-dependent receptor: MKTRLRVLLTLLMALMMQISFAQQRAVSGTVKDEGGFPIPGVNVLIKGTTSGTQTDLDGKFTIQAAPTDVLVFSYIGMKSRESLAVSTTLNITLADEATELEGVVVTAFGIKRNPKDLGYSVSSIKNTDVTENSEPDLVRAINGKVPGVNVNVSTGVAGAANQITIRGITSLTGNTQPLIIVDGVAYSSTEVTTSSQVTGGGGYESALSSLDPNDIASINVLKSTAASALYGSRAMNGVIVITTKSGSPGSNTNNKMSVNFSNGTYFENIANLPDYQNTYGAGSNFQYSNANGSWGPRFDSLETIPTWTNLANAFPNQFGPTVPYVAKPNNVKDLFRTGTVLENSLNLNYTGENGNFNVTVSDLDQNGYIPYNTYDRTSFSTGGTFKLKNGLTVGGNMSYSTTEQVGGFFGETQYDGASSSFARTLFLARNWDFNLPYEDPVTGASVVPNAGYDHPLWSLQHDQITTNTQRTVVGVNLSYAFNDNISASYRLGINKYNLDRREIRDKNSRADQGVGSITADQFTNEDIESTLLVNFNYKLSDKIGFQGILGNNSFQNSTTRSAFYGRDLIVEDVYSLRNTKTITNLADGTTRKRVVGVFADATFSYDEWLFLNGTARNDFSSTLPTNNRSYFYPSGSLSVILTEALKMDSKVLTFAKLRTSYAKVGRDTGAEVLSRNFLLNNAFNGNPAVSNPSTLTDLDLKPEFANEFEIGTDLEFFNRRIAVDFTYYNKKAEDLILPVTVPASSGYSQYLTNGASMTNKGIEIGLTLVPIQTENFKWTWTTNFTKNKNEVTKLYEGLDRSQLDPNEVAYAIPGQPFGVFYGTRFARDEQGNYLINPSTGGIVQDPELGIIGDPNPDFKMNFINSFTYKGLTLRAQIDWKEGGDVSSSTIESLLGRGVTKDTENREVTHVIPGFYGNNDGTPVLDANGNKIPNTTQLSTFELYFSPSGSNTFAINSVDEARVYDGTVYRLRELSLTYDLPAKWLEKTPFGRVSFGFIANNLWYWAPNVPKYTNFDPETTSYGSTNLQGIEVSAAPTAKRYGFRLNISF; this comes from the coding sequence CGCTGCTCATGGCGTTAATGATGCAAATCTCGTTTGCACAGCAAAGAGCTGTATCCGGTACAGTTAAAGATGAAGGTGGCTTCCCGATCCCGGGAGTTAATGTACTTATTAAAGGCACCACTTCAGGAACCCAAACAGACCTTGACGGTAAATTTACAATTCAGGCCGCTCCTACCGATGTGCTGGTATTTAGCTACATTGGTATGAAAAGCAGGGAATCGCTTGCTGTCTCAACAACACTCAACATTACTTTAGCCGACGAAGCTACAGAACTTGAAGGAGTCGTTGTAACCGCTTTTGGTATTAAGAGAAATCCTAAAGACTTAGGATATTCTGTTAGTAGCATTAAAAACACTGACGTTACAGAAAACTCGGAACCGGATTTAGTTCGTGCCATTAATGGTAAGGTTCCCGGGGTTAACGTTAATGTATCTACAGGGGTTGCCGGTGCGGCTAACCAAATCACAATTAGGGGTATTACCAGTCTTACAGGTAATACACAACCGCTAATTATCGTTGATGGTGTAGCTTACAGCAGCACAGAGGTAACAACATCAAGCCAAGTGACTGGCGGTGGTGGTTACGAAAGTGCTTTATCTTCATTAGACCCTAATGACATCGCGTCGATCAACGTTCTTAAAAGTACGGCTGCATCTGCACTTTACGGATCGAGAGCAATGAATGGTGTAATCGTTATTACTACAAAATCGGGTTCACCGGGAAGTAACACGAACAATAAAATGAGTGTTAACTTTAGCAACGGAACATATTTTGAAAACATTGCTAATTTACCTGATTACCAAAACACGTATGGAGCAGGATCTAACTTCCAGTACAGTAATGCTAACGGATCATGGGGTCCGCGTTTTGACTCTCTTGAAACAATTCCTACATGGACAAATTTAGCCAATGCGTTTCCTAATCAATTTGGTCCAACAGTACCATATGTTGCAAAACCAAACAACGTTAAAGATTTGTTTAGAACAGGTACAGTACTTGAAAACTCCCTTAACCTTAATTACACAGGAGAAAACGGAAACTTTAACGTTACTGTTTCAGACCTTGACCAAAACGGTTACATACCTTACAACACGTATGACAGGACGTCATTTTCAACAGGTGGTACGTTTAAATTGAAAAACGGCCTAACGGTGGGTGGTAACATGAGTTACTCAACTACCGAACAAGTAGGTGGTTTCTTTGGTGAAACACAGTACGACGGAGCTTCATCATCTTTTGCAAGAACACTTTTCCTTGCAAGGAACTGGGATTTTAATTTACCTTACGAAGATCCTGTTACAGGCGCAAGTGTAGTTCCAAACGCAGGATACGATCACCCACTATGGTCTTTACAACATGACCAGATTACTACAAACACACAAAGAACAGTTGTGGGCGTTAACTTGTCGTACGCATTTAATGATAATATATCTGCTTCATACCGATTAGGTATTAACAAATATAATCTTGATCGTAGAGAGATAAGAGATAAAAACTCAAGAGCAGACCAGGGAGTAGGTTCAATCACCGCAGACCAGTTTACTAATGAAGATATAGAATCAACCTTATTGGTTAACTTCAATTATAAACTTAGCGATAAGATTGGTTTCCAAGGTATTTTAGGTAATAACTCTTTCCAAAATAGTACTACAAGGAGTGCTTTTTACGGACGTGACTTAATTGTTGAAGATGTTTACAGTTTGCGTAACACTAAAACTATTACTAACCTGGCTGACGGTACAACCAGAAAAAGAGTAGTTGGAGTGTTTGCAGATGCGACATTCTCTTATGATGAATGGTTATTTCTTAACGGTACTGCCAGAAATGACTTTTCATCAACACTACCGACTAATAATCGTTCTTATTTCTACCCATCAGGAAGTTTATCAGTTATCTTAACTGAAGCACTAAAAATGGACAGCAAAGTTTTAACATTTGCTAAATTAAGAACCAGTTATGCAAAAGTAGGACGTGATACAGGCGCAGAGGTTTTAAGTAGAAACTTTTTACTAAACAACGCCTTTAATGGAAATCCTGCTGTGAGTAATCCATCTACCCTAACAGACTTAGACTTAAAACCTGAGTTTGCCAATGAATTTGAAATAGGTACTGACCTTGAATTCTTTAATAGAAGAATTGCTGTAGACTTTACCTACTACAATAAGAAAGCAGAAGATCTTATATTACCGGTAACTGTTCCTGCATCTTCAGGATACTCACAATATCTTACCAATGGAGCATCTATGACAAATAAAGGTATTGAGATTGGATTGACACTTGTACCTATCCAGACGGAAAACTTTAAATGGACATGGACAACTAACTTTACTAAAAACAAAAATGAAGTTACCAAATTATACGAAGGTCTTGACAGGTCTCAATTAGATCCTAATGAAGTTGCTTACGCAATTCCGGGCCAGCCATTTGGTGTATTCTATGGTACCCGTTTCGCAAGAGACGAACAAGGTAATTACCTTATTAACCCATCTACAGGAGGTATCGTACAGGATCCTGAACTTGGAATTATTGGTGACCCTAATCCAGATTTCAAAATGAACTTTATTAACAGCTTTACTTATAAAGGCTTAACATTAAGAGCTCAGATTGACTGGAAAGAAGGCGGAGATGTATCATCTTCAACTATCGAATCATTATTAGGACGTGGTGTGACTAAAGACACAGAGAACAGGGAGGTAACACACGTTATTCCTGGATTCTATGGAAATAATGACGGAACACCTGTACTGGACGCTAACGGAAACAAAATTCCTAACACAACACAGCTTAGTACTTTTGAATTGTATTTCTCACCTTCAGGAAGTAATACTTTCGCAATTAACAGTGTTGATGAAGCAAGAGTTTACGATGGTACGGTTTATAGGTTAAGAGAATTGAGCCTAACGTATGACCTACCTGCAAAATGGCTTGAAAAAACGCCTTTCGGACGAGTTAGTTT